From one Meles meles chromosome 18, mMelMel3.1 paternal haplotype, whole genome shotgun sequence genomic stretch:
- the PFAS gene encoding phosphoribosylformylglycinamidine synthase, whose amino-acid sequence MASVLHFYVHPSGHEKAASGHTQRKLQAQLPALQGVKTELCYNVNWTAKSRPSAEEMKKLTWLFGCPLLPGDVAQESWLHPDANDLLLEVGPRLNFSTPASTNVVSVCWAAGLGAVDRVETTRRYLLSFAQPPSAEMKTIALATLHDRMTEQHFPCPIQSFSLGNISTPLNGSINILAEGRCALEKANQELGLALDSWDLDFYTKRFQELQRNPSTVEAFDLAQSNSEHSRHWFFKGLLHMDGQELAHSLFESIMSTQASSNPNNVLKFCDNSSAIQGKEVQFLRPEDPTQPSRFRQQRALRHVVFTAETHNFPTGVAPFSGATTGTGGRIRDVQCTGRGAHVVAGTAGYCFGNLHIPGYNLPWEDPSFQYPENFARPLEVAIEASNGASDYGNKFGEPVLAGFARSLGLQLPDGQRREWIKPIMFSGGIGSMEAEHVSKEPPEPGMDVVKVGGPVYRIGVGGGAASSVQVQGDNASELDFGAVQRGDPEMEQKMNRVIRACVEASRGNPICSLHDQGAGGNGNVLKELSDPAGAVIYTSRFQLGDPTLNALEIWGAEYQESNALLLRPLDRDFLSRVSARERCPACFVGTITGDKRIVLVDDRKCPVGRNGHEDGSPLSPPTPVDLELDWVLGKMPRKEFFLQRSFPVLKPLALPPGLRVRQALERVLRLPAVASKRYLTNKVDRSVGGLVAQQQCVGALQTPLADVAVVALSHQELVGAATALGEQPVKSLLDPKVSARLAVAEALTNLVFALVTDLRDVKCSGNWMWAAKLPGEGAALADACEAMVAVMAALGVAVDGGKDSLSMAARVGSETVRAPGSLVISAYAVCPDITATVTPDLKHPGGGGRLLYVPLSPGQHRLGGTALAQCFSQLGEQPPNLDIPENLAHAFKVTQGLLRDRLLCSGHDVSDGGLITCLLEMAFAGNCGIEVDVPAPGVDVLPVLFAEEPGLVLEVQEPDLGQVLERYEAAGLRCLELGPTGDAGPHALVRVSVNGAVVLEDTVGQLRAVWEETSFQLDRLQAEPRCVSEEEQGLRERTGPSYCLPPTFPAASVPHEPGGPVPRVAILREEGSNGDREMADAFHLAGFEVWDVTMQDLCSGAIGLDTFRGVAFVGGFSYADVLGSAKGWAAAVTFHPLAGAELRRFRKRPDTFSLGVCNGCQLLALLGWVGGSPSEEAQEAEERGPDSWPAPPGLVLRHNLSGRFESRWASVRVGPGPALMLRGMEGAVLPVWSAHGEGYMAFSSPELQAQIEALGLAPLHWADDAGQPTEQYPMNPNGSPGGVAGVCSLDGRHLALMPHPERAVRPWQWAWRPPPFDTLTASPWLQLFINARNWTREGGC is encoded by the exons ATGGCCTCGGTTCTTCACTTCTATGTCCATCCCTCTGGCCATGAGAAGGCAGCTTCCGGACACACTCAGAGGAAGCTCCAAGCGCAGCTCCCAGCGCTGCAGGGTGTCAAGACAGAGCTGTGCTACAACGTGAACTGGACAG CCAAGTCCCGTCCGAGTGCCGAGGAGATGAAAAAGCTGACGTGGCTCTTTGGCTGCCCCTTGTTACCGGGGGACGTTGCTCAGGAATCCTGGCTCCATCCTGACGCCAATGACCTGCTGCTGGAGGTTGGGCCCAG GTTGAACTTCTCCACCCCAGCATCCACGAACGTCGTGTCGGTGTGCTGGGCCGCTGGGCTGGGGGCTGTGGATCGCGTGGAGACCACCCGGCGCTACCTGCTTTCG TTCGCCCAGCCCCCGTCAGCTGAGATGAAGACCATCGCCCTGGCCACCCTCCACGACCGGATGACAGAACAGCACTTCCCCTGTCCCATCCAGAGCTTCTCCCTTGGGAACATTTCGACGCCCCTCAACGGCTCTATCAACATCCTCGCTGAGGGCCGGTGTGCCCTGGAGAAGGCCAACCAGGAGCTGG GCCTGGCCCTAGACTCCTGGGACCTGGATTTCTACACTAAACGCTTCCAGGAGCTACAGCGGAACCCCAGCACCGTGGAGGCCTTCGACTTGGCTCAGTCCAATAG TGAACACAGCCGACACTGGTTCTTCAAGGGGCTGCTCCACATGGACGGGCAGGAGTTGGCACACTCCCTCTTTGAGTCCATCATGAGCACCCAGGCGTCCTCGAACCCCAACAACGTCCTCAAGTTCTGTGACAACAGCAG TGCAATCCAGGGGAAGGAAGTCCAGTTCCTACGGCCGGAGGACCCCACACAGCCAAGCCGCTTCCGGCAGCAGCGGGCCCTGAGACACGTCGTCTTCACAGCGGAGACTCACAACTTCCCCACAG GAGTGGCCCCCTTCAGCGGCGCGACCACGGGCACCGGAGGCCGGATCCGAGACGTCCAGTGCACAGGCCGCGGGGCTCACGTGGTGGCTGGCACCGCTGGCTATTGCTTTGGCAACCTGCACATCCCAG GTTATAATCTGCCCTGGGAGGATCCAAGCTTCCAGTATCCTGAGAACTTTGCCAGGCCCCTGGAGGTCGCCATCGAGGCCAGTAATGGGGCTTCTGATTACGGCAACAAGTTTGGGGAGCCAGTGCTGGCTG GCTTCGCCCGCTCCTTGGGCCTCCAGCTCCCAGATGGCCAGCGGCGTGAGTGGATCAAGCCCATCATGTTCAGCGGGGGCATCGGGTCCATGGAAGCCGAACACGTGAGCAAGGAGCCTCCAGAGCCAG GCATGGATGTGGTGAAGGTTGGGGGTCCCGTCTACAGGATTGGAGTCGGGGGTGGAGCCGCGTCGTCTGTGCAG GTGCAGGGCGACAACGCCAGCGAGCTGGACTTCGGGGCTGTGCAGCGCGGGGACCCAGAGATGGAACAGAAGATGAACCGTGTGATCCGGGCTTGTGTGGAGGCCTCCAGGGGGAACCCCATCTGCAGCCTCCACGATCAGGGCGCTGGCGGCAATG GCAACGTCCTGAAGGAGCTGAGTGACCCCGCGGGGGCTGTCATCTACACCAGCCGCTTCCAG CTCGGGGATCCGACCCTGAACGCCCTGGAGATCTGGGGCGCCGAGTACCAGGAGTCGAATGCACTTCTGCTGAGGCCCCTTGACCGGGACTTCCTCAGTCGTGTCAGCGCCCGGGAACGCTGTCCGGCTTGCTTTGTGGGCACCATCACTGGGGACAAGAGA ATAGTGCTGGTGGACGATCGCAAGTGCCCCGTTGGAAGAAATGGCCATGAGGATGGCTCCCCCttgtctcccccaacccctgtgGACCTGGAGCTGGATTGGGTGCTGGGCAAGATGCCTCGGAAG GAGTTCTTCCTCCAGAGGAGTTTCCCCGTGCTGAAGCCCCTGGCCTTGCCCCCGGGTCTGCGTGTGCGCCAGGCTCTGGAGCGCGTTCTGAGGCTGCCCGCCGTGGCCAGCAAGCGCTACCTCACCAACAAG GTGGACCGCTCCGTGGGCGGCCTGGTGGCCCAGCAGCAGTGCGTGGGAGCCCTGCAGACCCCCCTGGCAGATGTGGCCGTCGTGGCCCTGAGTCACCAGGAGCTTGTCGGGGCCGCCACCGCTCTGGGAGAGCAGCCCGTCAAGAGCCTGCTGGACCCCAAGGTGTCCGCCCGCCTGGCCGTGGCCGAAGCCCTCACCAACCTGGTGTTCGCGCTGGTCACCGACCTCCGG GACGTGAAGTGCAGCGGGAACTGGATGTGGGCCGCCAAGCTCCCAGGGGAGGGCGCGGCTCTGGCAGATGCCTGCGAGGCTATGGTGGCGGTGATGGCGGCCTTGGGCGTGGCAGTGGATGGTGGCAAGGACTCTCTCAGCATGGCCGCCCGGGTGGGCTCTGAGACAGTGCGGGCTCCGG GATCGCTGGTCATCTCAGCCTACGCGGTCTGTCCAGACATTACGGCCACTGTAACTCCAGACCTCAAGCATCCTGGAGGGGGAG GCCGTCTGCTGTATGTGCCTCTGAGCCCTGGGCAGCACCGGCTGGGGGGCACGGCTCTGGCCCAGTGCTTCTCGCAGCTGGGTGAGCAGCCTCCCAACCTGGACATCCCCGAGAACTTGGCGCATGCCTTTAAGGTCACGCAGGGCCTGCTGAGAG aCCGCCTCCTCTGCTCAGGCCATGACGTCAGTGATGGGGGTCTCATCACCTGCCTGCTGGAGATGGCCTTTGCTGGGAATTGTGGGATAGAGGTGGACGTGCCTGCCCCTGGGGTCGACG TGCTGCCAGTGCTGTTCGCCGAGGAGCCGGGCCTGGTGCTGGAGGTGCAGGAGCCAGACCTGGGCCAGGTGCTGGAGCGCTACGAGGCTGCCGGACTccgctgcctggagctgggcccCACGGGCGACGCCGGGCCCCACGCCCTg GTGCGCGTGTCCGTGAACGGGGCAGTGGTCCTAGAGGACACCGTTGGGCAGCTGCGCGCCGTGTGGGAAGAGACGAGTTTCCAGCTGGACCGGCTGCAGGCGGAGCCGCGCTGTGTTTCCGAGGAAGAACAGGGGCTGCGGGAGCGCACGGGGCCCAGCTATTGCCTGCCCCCGACCTTCCCCGCAGCGTCCGTGCCCCACGAGCCCG GTGGTCCCGTGCCCCGAGTCGCCATCCTGCGAGAGGAGGGCAGTAACGGAGACCGCGAGATGGCAGATGCCTTCCACTTGGCCGGGTTTGAG GTGTGGGACGTGACCATGCAGGACCTGTGCTCCGGGGCAATCGGCTTGGACACATTCCGTGGTGTGGCTTTTGTGGGCGGATTCAGCTACGCGGACGTTCTGGGCTCTGCCAAAG GGTGGGCGGCCGCTGTGACCTTCCACCCGCTGGCCGGGGCCGAGCTGAGGCGCTTCCGGAAGCGGCCCGACACCTTCAGCCTGGGCGTGTGTAACGGCTGTCAGCTGCTGGCGCTGCTGGGCTGGGTGGGAGGCAGCCCCAGCGAGGAGGCCCAGGAGGCCGAGGAGCGGGGCCCCGACTCCTGGCCTGCCCCTCCCGGCCTCGTGCTGCGCCACAACCTGTCCGGCCGCTTCGAGTCTCGCTGGGCCAGCGTGCGTGTGGGGCCTGGGCCGGCCCTGATGCTGCGAGGGATGGAGGGCGCCGTGCTGCCCGTGTGGAGCGCTCACGGGGAAG GTTACATGGCGTTTTCTTCCCCGGAGCTCCAAGCCCAGATCGAAGCCTTGGGCCTGGCGCCACTGCACTGGGCAGACGATGCTGGGCAGCCCACGGAACAGTACCCCATGAATCCCAACGGGTCCCCCGGCGGGGTGGCTGGTGTCTGCTCCCTCGATGGCCGCCACTTGGCTCTCATGCCACACCCTGAGCGCGCTGTGAGGCCGTGGCAGTGGGCGTGGCGACCTCCCCCGTTTGACACCCTGACCGCCTCCCCCTGGCTCCAGCTCTTCATCAACGCCCGAAACTGGACCCGGGAAGGGGGCTGCTGA